The Neurospora crassa OR74A linkage group I, whole genome shotgun sequence genome segment ATCCGGTTCGCGacgcgtagaggtaggcttCCCTAGATTGGGGGCGGATGCATGTTCCCGGGTTTGCGAATCCACTTCCAGGATCCGAGAGCAGAGGGGACTGTGCAGCACACGCGCAGTTCTGGGGGAGGGCGAGGCAGTTGACAGGGCACATGGCAGATTGTGGACAGAGGCAAAAGAAAGGGTCGAGTCAACACTATGAGGACGCGAAGGACTTATCCAGGCGTAGGCAAACGTAGGGTCGAGATGCTGTTTTAGTTTATCCACCTCACTGCCGCGACGGATTGGCTTTCCATTGTTCAGAACATCCAGGAACCAACCTCAAGTAGAAGCGAATTCAGCACAGGCCAGAGCCGTCCCTTGCACTTTTCGCGTGGGCAGGCCCGGCTCGCCTTAGCGTTGACCCACCCAATTAAGCCCCGAGAACGGTGGTGGAACCCTTccagggcagggcagtgcTGCTTGTTACATCTACCCCAATGCAGCCTCTCCTATCAATCAAGTAGGTTACCTCTATCCAATCAGCTTCCTCCCCCAACCGTCCCCCGTGGTCGTTCCCAACTGAATGCTCCTCCATCTGCCCTTTCCAATCTTTTTGCCCAGCAGTCTGAATGGAAGCTGCAACCGCCAGGCGCCCAGTGTCATGCTCCTGCCCAGCTTCCCTCTGTCCTGGTGCCCCCGTGTGCCTGTGCTACCGACGCTATCCCACTCCCGGCTGTAATCTTGGCGCTTGTACCTTCTGTGTAGACATCTCATTTCTCGAAACCTGGAACAGGAGGGCATGAAGCCCGATCTCCTCCAAGACTTCCCACTTCGTCCAGACTCAGTGGCAATGTCCTTTCCCCGTCTGGGAATTGCCAATTGACCCAGCTCGACCAAGACAACCTAACTTCGACGGCGACAACGACGGCGCCAACAAGATACTTACTGTAATTacaggcagcagcaacaacaacaacaaggccgCCGATGAGAGTGGACAGAGACTGCCCGTTGAGTGACGCCCATCCAATAAGAAACGATATCTCCTGAGGATTTGGCCCGTCATCTGCGGCGATCCTGTGGTGCCTCATTTCCACGCTTTTACACGACACAAAGCCGCGACCACAATAACATCTAATCAATACGATCGCAACCCCGCCGTCTTCTCACGCACTCTCTCTTCTACCTCCAGGCCTGGTCTTAGGCTCGTACactctttatttttttttctaaaaGTTCTACCAGCAAGACGCATGTTCCTAGTAAGCGTATCTGACTTGCGACTACTTTCGGGGCTTCTCTCCTTTCAACCCCACCCTCCACTTCTGGTTACACCATCTGTCCGTCCAGAAAGCCTCCATTGGCAACGCAAAAGGCGCcaatccaccaccatcctcctGGCCACGTCCTGAGGACGCTGGAAATTCTTCGTCGACGGCCCGGCTCTTGACCTTCGCCTATTCCGACTCATTGCCTGCCTGAAGTGCAACAATCTTTACCATGTTGCGGCCCGCGACGCCCCTCGCGGTGCTGCTTTTTGCAGCATTCGGGCTGCTCACGCTGGCCACCATATCCACGCCAATCATCAAGCAAATCCCCTTGAGCAGCTTCGAGATCAAAGATGTGGGCGATTTGAGCTTTGGCGTTTTTGGTTACTGTACCTCAAGCGGCTGTAGTCCTATAGAAATTGGCTACGATACCTGTGAGTTGTTGCGCGAGTGTCTCGCTCCATGTCACACTTCAATGTCTTGTATCAAGTGCTGATTCTTACAGCCGCCTTCTCTGACAAAATCAACTCGGACTTCGACATCCCCAGAGCAACCCGTTCTACACTTTCAAGTATCCTGATTGTGCATCCAGTCGCTGCCTTGATCACCCTGATTAACTTCGTCCTTGCTATTGTGGCCCATTTTCACTCACCATCCCATTCAGCGCGGTACCTCCTGATCCTATTCATTGTCAGCTTTGTTGACTTTATTGTCTGCCTGTTGTGCTTCCTCGTGGATGTGTTACTCTTCATTCCACACTTATCATGGGGCTCTTATATTGTCGTTGCCGCCACCATCTTGGTAGCGTTTTGCGGCCTCGTAACCTGCGCCATGCGCCGAACACTTGTTAACAGGAAGGCGAACAGGAAGCGCATTGCAGAAAATGCTGAGATGAGTGGAGAGAACTACTACAACCGTCAGGCACAAACTGCCCCTGTCACGCAGGTTACCGGCCCTCAACCAACCGTACCCATGATCAGCGGCGCGAACGGCGGAGGCGACAAGCTGCCCGAATTCACTACTttcgagaagaaggacgaccGTAGCGAGGAAAGAATCCCACTTACGTCGGTTAGCCCCATCGAGCGGTCACCAGCGACATTAGTCAACGATAGCACGCCACCCAATTTTATGGATGGTGCGCCCTCTCGATCACCCTCTACCACACCTGTTGGCCGAGACCAGTACGGGAACCCACTACCACCTCAAGATGGCTATGCCATGAGGGTTGGCCCTCAAAATGAGCGTTTGAATTCACGGGGTAGGGGTGGTATGCCGCCCGGAGGCTACCGTGGACGTGGTGGCTTTCCCGGACCtggaagaggtggtggaCCTCCCCAAAATGGACGAGGAGGCTATGGCCCAccaggacgaggaagaggaggctatGGTCCGCCG includes the following:
- a CDS encoding pH-response regulator protein palI/rim-9, giving the protein MLRPATPLAVLLFAAFGLLTLATISTPIIKQIPLSSFEIKDVGDLSFGVFGYCTSSGCSPIEIGYDTSAFSDKINSDFDIPRATRSTLSSILIVHPVAALITLINFVLAIVAHFHSPSHSARYLLILFIVSFVDFIVCLLCFLVDVLLFIPHLSWGSYIVVAATILVAFCGLVTCAMRRTLVNRKANRKRIAENAEMSGENYYNRQAQTAPVTQVTGPQPTVPMISGANGGGDKLPEFTTFEKKDDRSEERIPLTSVSPIERSPATLVNDSTPPNFMDGAPSRSPSTTPVGRDQYGNPLPPQDGYAMRVGPQNERLNSRGRGGMPPGGYRGRGGFPGPGRGGGPPQNGRGGYGPPGRGRGGYGPPPRGYGGPGPRGGRGPPPQGYQGGPDRRPSPGAPYGPGPGVGTYGPSQPSPYANRQQSPGPQFAAPGYGNPEQPGPQYSAYNPRRVSLPRAESPPPLPGIDDGMPGPAVELDASPANRGVGQYGIRDSDSDVAGMLAMQQARVPDPDRGNDANGHSQEGPNDVYVPPRQAWNQGFVGSTPGLAPPTARGPTRPISEAVTATVASDYYEDVDPRFAEPSAAADKRPPPISMQSPPASNSYDDIPNRARSPAESENSNFTSISQRGINPRWNSANAPMPPPVAGVYAGGGGGGNVVPRRPVNRPGAGPADGSDLFLNSNPDFQLPGRGGNMPRAAGPR